One Streptomyces hundungensis DNA segment encodes these proteins:
- a CDS encoding WhiB family transcriptional regulator, with product MDWRHNAVCREEDPELFFPIGNTGPALLQIEEAKAVCRRCPVMEQCLQWALESGQDSGVWGGLSEDERRAMKRRAARNRARNATA from the coding sequence ATGGACTGGCGTCACAACGCCGTTTGTCGTGAGGAAGACCCCGAGCTGTTCTTCCCCATCGGCAACACCGGTCCTGCGCTGTTGCAGATCGAGGAAGCCAAGGCCGTCTGCCGCCGCTGCCCCGTCATGGAGCAGTGCTTGCAGTGGGCGCTCGAGTCCGGCCAGGACTCCGGCGTCTGGGGTGGCCTCAGCGAGGACGAGCGCCGCGCGATGAAGCGCCGTGCCGCTCGCAACCGGGCGCGCAACGCGACCGCCTGA
- a CDS encoding glycoside hydrolase family 3 protein yields the protein MTTMTTGSDTLTRDALAVLQPGFVGTTAPDWLLRRIGEGLASVGLFGRNIVSAPQVAALTAQLRAERDDLLVAIDEEGGDVTRIEVRTGSSFPGNLALGAVDDLDLTRAVARELGRRLAECGVNLNWAPSADVNSNPDNPIIGVRAFGADTELVARHTAAYIEGLQAAGVAACTKHFPGHGDTNVDSHHAMPRIDVDLDTLHRRELVPFRAAIAAGSKSVMSAHILLPALDPARPATLSPRILTGLLREELGYDGLIVSDAVEMQAIAGTVGIERGSVLAIAAGADALCVGGGLADEGTVLRLRDALVQAVRDGELAEERLADAAARVRALAAWAQRARAEAATGAAVQEGTAPGATTGIGATTGIGATTGVGADIGLVAARRAARVTASPSWRPLETAPYVATFTPVMNIAVSSETPWSIGAELAELLHGTEGGTFGTDSGAAEVLAAAGERRIVAVVRDEHRHPWMAAALDALLAARPDTVVVEMGVPRAAARGALHIATHGAARVCGRAAAEAIAGV from the coding sequence ATGACGACAATGACCACGGGTTCCGACACACTGACCCGCGACGCCCTCGCCGTCCTCCAGCCCGGGTTCGTCGGCACCACCGCCCCCGACTGGCTGCTGCGCCGCATCGGCGAAGGCCTGGCCTCCGTCGGCCTGTTCGGCCGCAACATCGTCTCCGCGCCCCAAGTCGCCGCGCTGACCGCCCAGTTGAGGGCCGAGCGGGACGACCTCCTGGTGGCGATCGACGAGGAGGGCGGTGACGTCACCCGGATAGAGGTCCGTACCGGCTCGTCCTTCCCCGGCAACCTGGCACTCGGTGCGGTCGACGACCTGGACCTGACCCGCGCGGTCGCCCGCGAACTGGGCCGACGGCTCGCCGAGTGCGGGGTCAACCTCAACTGGGCGCCGTCCGCCGACGTCAACTCCAACCCGGACAACCCAATCATCGGCGTACGGGCCTTCGGGGCCGACACCGAGCTGGTGGCCCGGCACACCGCCGCCTACATCGAGGGACTCCAGGCGGCCGGGGTCGCCGCCTGCACCAAGCACTTCCCCGGCCACGGCGACACCAACGTCGACTCGCACCACGCGATGCCCCGCATCGACGTCGATCTCGACACGCTGCACCGGCGTGAGCTGGTGCCTTTCCGTGCCGCCATCGCCGCGGGCTCCAAGTCGGTCATGAGCGCGCATATCCTGCTTCCCGCGCTCGACCCCGCCCGTCCCGCCACGCTCAGCCCCCGCATCCTCACCGGACTGCTGCGCGAGGAGCTCGGCTACGACGGGCTGATCGTCTCGGACGCGGTGGAGATGCAGGCCATCGCGGGGACGGTCGGCATCGAACGAGGCTCCGTCCTCGCGATCGCGGCGGGCGCCGACGCGCTGTGCGTCGGCGGCGGCCTGGCCGACGAGGGCACCGTACTGCGGCTGCGCGACGCGCTGGTCCAAGCGGTACGGGACGGCGAGCTGGCCGAGGAACGCCTGGCCGACGCCGCCGCACGGGTCCGGGCGCTGGCGGCGTGGGCCCAGCGGGCCAGGGCCGAGGCGGCGACGGGCGCGGCGGTGCAGGAGGGGACCGCGCCCGGCGCCACCACCGGCATCGGCGCCACCACCGGCATCGGCGCCACCACTGGTGTCGGCGCCGACATCGGCCTGGTGGCCGCGCGCCGGGCCGCCCGGGTCACCGCGTCACCGTCGTGGCGCCCGCTGGAGACGGCCCCGTACGTGGCGACGTTCACGCCGGTCATGAACATCGCCGTGAGCAGCGAGACCCCCTGGAGCATCGGCGCCGAACTCGCCGAGCTGCTGCACGGGACCGAGGGCGGCACCTTCGGCACGGACAGCGGCGCGGCCGAGGTGCTGGCGGCCGCCGGGGAGCGCCGGATCGTGGCGGTCGTCCGCGACGAGCACCGCCACCCGTGGATGGCGGCGGCCCTCGACGCCCTCCTCGCGGCCCGGCCGGACACGGTCGTGGTCGAGATGGGCGTGCCGCGGGCGGCCGCGCGCGGGGCGCTGCACATCGCCACCCACGGTGCGGCCCGGGTGTGCGGGCGCGCGGCGGCGGAGGCCATCGCCGGGGTCTGA
- a CDS encoding diacylglycerol/lipid kinase family protein — translation MRALLVVNPAATTTSARTRDVLLHALASEMKLEAVTTEYRGHARDLGRRAAESNDIDLVVALGGDGTVNEVVNGLLHNGPSPELPEFAVVPGGSTNVFARALGLPNDAVESTGVILDALREKRSRTVSLGLASGVAGTPDEGVPERWFTFCAGFGFDAGVVGRVEQQRERGKRSTHALYLRQVARQFFGEPHRRHGQITLERPGSDPVEDLVLSIVCNTSPYTYLGNRPLYASPEASFEAALDVLALTKMTTPSATRYATQLLTSTPARGPHGKHAVSLHDLTDFTLHSKAPLPFQMDGDHLGLRTSVAFTGVRRALRVIV, via the coding sequence ATGCGTGCACTTCTCGTGGTCAATCCGGCGGCTACCACCACCAGTGCGCGCACGCGTGACGTCCTGCTCCACGCCCTCGCCAGCGAGATGAAGCTGGAGGCGGTGACCACCGAGTACCGCGGCCATGCCCGGGACCTCGGGCGCCGGGCGGCCGAGAGCAACGACATCGACCTGGTGGTGGCGCTCGGCGGCGACGGCACGGTCAACGAGGTCGTGAACGGACTGCTGCACAACGGGCCGAGCCCCGAACTCCCGGAATTCGCGGTGGTTCCCGGCGGTTCCACCAATGTGTTCGCACGGGCGCTCGGTCTGCCCAATGACGCTGTGGAGTCGACCGGTGTCATTCTCGACGCGCTGCGCGAGAAGCGGAGCCGCACGGTGAGCCTCGGTCTCGCCTCGGGAGTCGCGGGAACCCCCGACGAAGGCGTCCCGGAACGCTGGTTCACTTTCTGTGCGGGGTTCGGATTCGACGCGGGTGTCGTCGGCCGGGTCGAACAGCAGAGGGAGCGCGGAAAGCGTTCGACGCACGCGCTCTATTTGCGCCAGGTGGCCCGCCAGTTCTTCGGAGAGCCCCACCGCAGACACGGCCAGATCACCCTGGAGCGCCCGGGCTCGGACCCGGTCGAGGATCTTGTCCTGTCGATAGTCTGCAACACCTCTCCCTACACCTACCTGGGCAATCGTCCGCTGTACGCGTCTCCGGAGGCCTCCTTCGAGGCGGCCCTGGACGTCCTCGCCCTGACGAAGATGACCACGCCCTCGGCGACCCGTTACGCCACCCAGCTGCTGACTTCGACCCCGGCGCGGGGTCCGCACGGCAAGCACGCCGTATCACTGCACGACTTGACGGACTTCACCTTGCATTCCAAGGCCCCCCTCCCCTTCCAGATGGACGGCGACCACCTGGGCCTGCGTACTAGCGTCGCGTTCACAGGCGTACGCCGTGCACTGCGTGTGATTGTGTGA
- the nagB gene encoding glucosamine-6-phosphate deaminase, with product MEVVIVPDAKAGGELIAESIAALWRRKPDALLGVATGSTPIPIYDALTAKVAAGDVDVSRARVCQLDEYVGLPAGHPESYRATVIRQVVEPLGLGADSFIGPDGSAEDVQAACEAYDLALASAGGVDLQILGIGTDGHIGFNEPCSSLASRTRIKTLTEQTRVDNARFFDDDIDQVPHHVITQGIGTILEARHLVLLATGEGKAEAVAQTVEGPVAAVVPASALQLHQHATVVVDEAAASKLKLAPYFRHTFVNKPVWQGL from the coding sequence GTGGAAGTTGTCATCGTCCCGGACGCCAAGGCAGGCGGCGAGCTCATCGCCGAGTCGATCGCCGCCCTGTGGCGCCGCAAGCCCGACGCGCTGCTCGGCGTGGCCACCGGCTCGACGCCGATCCCGATCTACGACGCGCTGACCGCGAAGGTCGCCGCCGGTGACGTGGACGTCTCGCGGGCCCGTGTGTGCCAGCTCGACGAGTACGTGGGACTGCCCGCCGGGCACCCCGAGTCCTACCGCGCCACCGTCATCCGCCAGGTCGTCGAGCCGCTCGGGCTCGGTGCGGACTCCTTCATCGGGCCGGACGGTTCGGCCGAGGACGTCCAGGCGGCGTGCGAGGCGTACGACCTGGCGCTCGCCTCGGCGGGTGGGGTGGACCTCCAGATCTTGGGGATCGGCACGGACGGGCACATCGGGTTCAACGAGCCCTGCTCCTCGCTCGCCTCGCGCACCCGGATCAAGACGCTGACCGAGCAGACCCGCGTCGACAACGCGCGCTTCTTCGACGACGACATCGACCAGGTGCCGCACCACGTGATCACGCAGGGCATCGGCACGATTCTGGAGGCCCGTCACCTGGTGCTGCTCGCGACGGGTGAGGGCAAGGCGGAGGCGGTCGCGCAGACGGTGGAGGGGCCGGTGGCTGCGGTGGTGCCGGCGTCCGCGCTTCAGTTGCATCAGCACGCGACGGTTGTTGTCGACGAAGCGGCGGCGTCGAAGTTGAAGTTGGCGCCGTACTTCCGGCACACGTTCGTCAACAAGCCGGTGTGGCAGGGCCTCTAA
- a CDS encoding TetR/AcrR family transcriptional regulator yields the protein MATKQRGRPRSFDRGKALEQATMEFWRHGYEATSVADLTRAMGIGAPSLYAAFGDKRALFEEVLSVYGATHGAFMTRAFAEEPTARRAVARLLREAAAEFTDPAHPYGCLVISAAANCTTEAIKVDLRERRNANLAAFESRIAADIAAGHLPEGTDARVLARFSGAVFQGMSQQARDGAGRAELEAVAEAAMLAWPEERTRGR from the coding sequence ATGGCGACGAAACAACGCGGCCGCCCCCGCTCCTTCGACCGGGGCAAGGCCCTGGAGCAGGCGACGATGGAGTTCTGGCGACACGGCTACGAGGCGACCTCCGTCGCCGATCTCACCCGCGCCATGGGGATCGGCGCGCCCAGCCTCTACGCCGCCTTCGGCGACAAGCGCGCCCTCTTCGAAGAGGTCCTGAGCGTCTACGGAGCGACCCACGGCGCCTTCATGACGCGGGCCTTCGCCGAGGAGCCGACGGCACGCCGGGCCGTCGCCCGGCTGCTGCGCGAGGCGGCGGCCGAGTTCACCGACCCCGCCCACCCCTACGGCTGCCTGGTCATCAGTGCCGCGGCCAACTGCACCACCGAGGCGATCAAGGTCGACCTGCGCGAGCGGCGCAACGCCAATCTCGCCGCGTTCGAGAGCCGGATCGCCGCGGACATCGCAGCCGGACACCTGCCCGAGGGCACCGATGCCCGTGTGCTGGCCCGCTTCAGCGGAGCCGTCTTCCAGGGCATGTCCCAGCAGGCCCGCGACGGGGCCGGCCGTGCCGAGCTCGAAGCCGTCGCCGAGGCCGCCATGCTGGCCTGGCCCGAGGAGCGGACACGAGGGCGCTGA
- a CDS encoding MFS transporter encodes MYRVRDDYRRSQVAIAALFCCLGFQYATWVSRIPALKTRLDLSEAQLGLLLMVCGAGAAVSFPLVAVLTRRLGSRRLAIISALGLGAVLLALSATPNYPVTLLVVGCDGIAVGCLNVAMNAQAAALEVKYERTTMAKMHATFSAGSLFAALLASGVTSLSTALPTHFVTATALLAALVLGASGGLLTDDPPPGAPADSPAEPVTAKKSRGLTLPTRGTIWMGLAMAFGTVTEGAMNDWSALYLKDVAGAAAQLAPLGIAVVSVMMVLARLFADGWRTKWGDDRIVRIGSALAGAGLALALLVGGVVPALLGFACVGLGIAAVTPCVYVAAARQGSEALALVAAMGTTGLLAGPAVIGFVAEGTGLAWGMGAVAASALLVSACSTRIRFPTLAEV; translated from the coding sequence ATGTATCGCGTGCGCGATGACTATCGGCGATCCCAAGTGGCGATCGCGGCGCTGTTCTGCTGCCTCGGGTTCCAGTACGCCACCTGGGTCTCGCGGATCCCCGCCCTGAAGACCAGGCTCGACCTGTCCGAGGCGCAGCTCGGGCTGCTCCTCATGGTCTGCGGCGCGGGCGCGGCCGTCTCCTTCCCGCTGGTGGCGGTCCTGACCAGACGGCTCGGCTCGCGCCGGCTCGCCATCATCTCCGCCCTCGGGCTCGGAGCGGTCCTGCTCGCCCTCTCCGCCACGCCGAACTACCCGGTCACGCTGCTCGTCGTGGGCTGCGACGGAATCGCGGTGGGCTGCCTCAACGTCGCGATGAACGCGCAGGCGGCGGCGCTGGAGGTGAAGTACGAGCGCACCACGATGGCCAAGATGCACGCCACGTTCAGCGCGGGTTCGCTCTTCGCCGCGCTGCTGGCCTCCGGCGTGACCTCGCTGTCCACGGCCCTCCCGACCCACTTCGTCACGGCGACGGCGCTGCTCGCGGCGCTGGTGCTCGGCGCGAGCGGAGGCCTCCTGACGGACGACCCGCCTCCGGGTGCGCCGGCCGACTCCCCGGCGGAACCGGTCACCGCGAAGAAGTCCCGGGGCCTGACCCTGCCGACCAGGGGCACGATCTGGATGGGGCTCGCGATGGCGTTCGGCACGGTGACCGAGGGAGCCATGAACGACTGGTCGGCGCTCTATCTGAAGGACGTGGCTGGAGCGGCCGCGCAGCTGGCGCCGCTGGGCATCGCCGTCGTCTCGGTGATGATGGTGCTGGCCCGCCTCTTCGCCGACGGCTGGCGCACCAAGTGGGGGGACGACCGGATCGTACGGATCGGCAGCGCGCTGGCGGGCGCGGGGCTCGCGCTGGCGCTGCTGGTCGGGGGAGTGGTGCCGGCGCTGCTCGGCTTCGCGTGCGTGGGGCTCGGCATCGCGGCGGTGACGCCCTGCGTGTACGTGGCCGCGGCCCGCCAGGGCTCCGAGGCGCTGGCCCTGGTCGCGGCCATGGGCACGACGGGGTTGCTGGCCGGGCCCGCGGTGATCGGCTTCGTCGCGGAGGGCACGGGTCTGGCCTGGGGCATGGGCGCGGTGGCGGCCTCGGCCCTGCTCGTCTCGGCATGCAGCACCCGAATCCGCTTTCCGACGCTGGCGGAGGTGTAG
- a CDS encoding type III PLP-dependent enzyme — protein MRESAALRAALAAATDDRIFFDLTGIEAQYAALMRELPGVAVRFAMKACPVDEVLACLAGQGAGFDAASPREIERALRTGVPADRIHYGNTIKSDENIADAHRLGIRDFATDSVEDVAAIARFAPGSRVFCRLATSGEGALWGLSQKFGCSADDAVRVLQAARDAGLTPSGLSVHVGSQQMTAEAWRAALDDLTDLVGLLNARGILLDTINLGGGLPALGCLDKRGRPLDPPLDKMFAVLREGMQRLREESASPLAFLMEPGRHLVADHGAIRARVSRLTTRCRPDGGPGHWLYLSCGKFNGLYEMDALQYRLEFPGHAAGRRVPAVIAGPTCDSDDAYDHASGHVQVPAEAASGDPVWVHSCGAYAVGYTTRGFNGFDPLPYTCIGGAR, from the coding sequence ATGCGTGAGAGCGCGGCGCTCAGGGCGGCCCTGGCGGCCGCCACCGACGACCGGATCTTCTTCGACCTCACCGGCATCGAGGCCCAGTACGCCGCCCTGATGCGTGAACTGCCGGGCGTCGCGGTGCGGTTCGCCATGAAGGCGTGCCCGGTGGACGAGGTCCTCGCGTGCCTGGCCGGCCAGGGGGCGGGCTTCGACGCGGCCAGCCCCCGCGAGATCGAGCGGGCCCTGCGGACGGGCGTGCCGGCCGACCGGATCCACTACGGCAACACGATCAAGTCGGACGAGAACATCGCCGACGCCCACCGCCTGGGCATCCGGGACTTCGCGACCGACAGCGTCGAAGACGTCGCGGCGATCGCCCGATTCGCCCCCGGATCACGGGTGTTCTGCCGCCTGGCCACCAGCGGCGAAGGCGCGCTGTGGGGCCTCAGCCAGAAGTTCGGCTGCTCCGCCGACGACGCCGTCCGCGTCCTCCAAGCGGCGCGCGACGCGGGACTGACCCCGTCGGGGCTCTCCGTGCACGTCGGCTCGCAGCAGATGACGGCGGAGGCCTGGCGCGCGGCGCTCGACGACCTGACGGACCTGGTGGGGCTCCTCAACGCGCGCGGCATCCTCCTGGACACGATCAACCTCGGCGGCGGACTGCCCGCCCTCGGCTGCCTCGACAAGCGGGGCCGTCCACTGGACCCGCCGCTGGACAAGATGTTCGCGGTCCTGCGCGAGGGCATGCAGCGCCTGCGCGAGGAATCGGCGTCACCGCTGGCGTTCCTCATGGAACCCGGCCGCCATCTGGTCGCCGACCACGGCGCCATCCGGGCCCGGGTCTCCCGCCTCACCACCCGGTGTCGCCCGGACGGCGGGCCCGGCCACTGGCTGTATCTGAGCTGCGGCAAGTTCAACGGGCTCTACGAGATGGACGCGTTGCAGTACCGCCTGGAGTTCCCCGGCCACGCGGCGGGCCGCCGGGTTCCCGCCGTGATCGCGGGGCCCACCTGCGACAGCGACGACGCGTACGACCACGCGTCGGGTCACGTCCAGGTCCCCGCCGAGGCGGCCTCCGGCGATCCGGTCTGGGTGCACTCCTGCGGTGCGTACGCCGTCGGCTACACCACCCGGGGCTTCAACGGCTTCGATCCCCTGCCGTACACCTGCATAGGAGGCGCGCGGTAG
- a CDS encoding SDR family oxidoreductase has translation MGSLEGKTALVTGGSRGIGRAIAERLGRDGARVAVHYGTNEVAAKETVAAIEAAGGSAFAIGQELGVPGDAAALWEAFDRQADGVDILVNNAGIGQPVPFGEVTEEAYDRHFGVNAKAPFFVAQLGLARMRDRGRIVNISSGLSRAAMMPDQITYAMTKGALDVFTRYLSKVVGARGITVNAVAPGIIDTDINADWLRTDDAAWAEAAAYSVFGRVGEGSDIADVVAFLASEDGRWITGQWLDATGGSLA, from the coding sequence ATGGGCTCGCTCGAAGGAAAGACGGCGCTGGTCACGGGCGGTAGCAGGGGCATAGGGCGAGCGATCGCCGAGCGCCTCGGCCGGGACGGGGCGCGGGTGGCCGTGCACTACGGCACCAACGAGGTGGCGGCCAAGGAGACGGTCGCGGCCATCGAGGCGGCGGGTGGCTCGGCCTTCGCGATCGGCCAGGAACTGGGGGTGCCGGGGGACGCGGCCGCCCTGTGGGAGGCCTTCGACCGGCAGGCCGACGGGGTCGACATCCTGGTGAACAACGCCGGGATCGGGCAGCCCGTACCGTTCGGCGAGGTCACCGAGGAGGCGTACGACCGCCACTTCGGCGTCAACGCCAAGGCGCCGTTCTTCGTGGCCCAGCTCGGCCTGGCCCGGATGCGCGACCGCGGGCGGATCGTCAACATCTCCAGCGGGCTCTCCCGTGCCGCGATGATGCCGGACCAGATCACCTACGCCATGACCAAGGGCGCGCTCGACGTGTTCACGCGCTACCTGTCCAAGGTCGTCGGCGCCCGCGGGATCACGGTCAACGCGGTGGCACCCGGCATCATCGACACGGACATCAACGCGGACTGGCTGCGCACCGACGACGCGGCCTGGGCGGAGGCGGCCGCCTACTCGGTGTTCGGCCGGGTCGGCGAGGGGTCGGACATCGCGGACGTCGTGGCGTTCCTCGCCTCGGAGGACGGGCGCTGGATCACCGGCCAGTGGCTGGACGCGACCGGGGGCTCGCTCGCGTAG
- a CDS encoding phytanoyl-CoA dioxygenase family protein → MPAPDRYLYRAASDVPYFSSDGGETYLARTPLRDLEKSRPLRVLSEDDFAFWQTYGYVVVKEAVPADHARRLLDFAWDFQGLDPERPETWYSEDRTFATELEQHLHVYGFVEAYHHQLLWDSRQTRRVYDAFADVWDCEELWVTLDRLNLNPPNVKDRDRALIEPTDKGFDIELHWDVDTTLGVLPQRVQGIIALNDTQDDHGGFQCSPELFRRFEEWKVAQPADRDPIRPGADRTEFPVVRPELKAGDLLIWNGLLAHGVAANISDNGVRAVQYLSMMPALEADQEVRKSRVESWRSLSTPDWNKTLVGDARRHESLRYPTATLNELGAKLLGLESWHGQDTGGQHTERPSGDPSCAPSA, encoded by the coding sequence ATGCCGGCCCCCGACCGATATCTCTACCGAGCCGCCTCCGACGTCCCCTACTTCAGCTCCGACGGCGGCGAGACCTACCTGGCCCGCACCCCCCTGCGCGACCTGGAGAAGTCACGTCCGCTGCGCGTCCTGTCCGAGGACGACTTCGCGTTCTGGCAGACGTACGGCTATGTCGTGGTGAAGGAGGCCGTCCCGGCCGACCACGCGCGGCGGCTGCTCGACTTCGCCTGGGACTTCCAGGGCCTGGACCCCGAGCGGCCCGAGACCTGGTACTCCGAGGACCGCACCTTCGCCACCGAGCTCGAACAGCACCTGCACGTCTACGGATTCGTCGAGGCGTACCACCACCAGCTCCTGTGGGACAGCCGCCAGACGCGGCGGGTCTACGACGCCTTCGCCGACGTGTGGGACTGTGAGGAGCTCTGGGTCACCCTCGACCGGCTCAATCTGAACCCGCCCAACGTCAAGGACCGCGACCGCGCGCTGATCGAGCCCACCGACAAGGGCTTCGACATCGAGCTGCACTGGGACGTCGACACCACGCTCGGGGTGCTGCCGCAGCGCGTCCAGGGGATCATCGCGCTCAACGACACCCAGGACGACCACGGCGGGTTCCAGTGTTCGCCCGAGCTGTTCCGCCGCTTCGAGGAGTGGAAGGTCGCCCAGCCCGCCGACCGCGACCCCATCCGGCCGGGCGCCGACCGCACCGAGTTCCCCGTCGTGCGGCCCGAGCTCAAGGCCGGCGACCTGCTGATCTGGAACGGGCTCCTCGCGCACGGCGTGGCCGCCAACATCTCTGACAACGGTGTCCGCGCGGTCCAGTACCTCTCGATGATGCCCGCCCTGGAAGCGGACCAGGAGGTGCGCAAGTCCCGCGTCGAGTCCTGGCGAAGCCTGAGCACCCCGGACTGGAACAAGACGCTGGTCGGCGACGCCCGACGGCACGAGTCCCTCAGGTATCCCACCGCCACCCTGAACGAGCTCGGCGCGAAGCTGCTCGGCCTCGAATCCTGGCACGGCCAGGACACGGGCGGACAGCACACCGAGCGGCCGAGCGGAGATCCGTCATGCGCGCCATCTGCCTGA
- a CDS encoding sensor histidine kinase, which produces MNDLVRQHTALSESDLEWLHLLVSEWQLLSDLSFADLVLWVPTLDGTRYVSVAQMRPNTGPTSYQDDMVGHLVPRGRRPLLDAALDEGRIVREGDPEWREEVPVRVESIPVRREGRVLGVIARNTNLLTVRTPSRLELTYLQSASDLAQMIAAGSFPFPGQQVDMDASPRAGDGLIRLDADGIVQYASPNALSAYHRLGLASDLVGQHLGQLTADLAPARGPVDEAIVKLASGYAPREAEVEGNGGVIQLRAIPLKPKGARIGSLVLLRDVTELRRRERELITKDATIREIHHRVKNNLQTVAALLRLQSRRMDSDQGREALNEAVRRVGSIAIVHETLSQNLDERVEFDEIADRVLAMVAEISPGKVNCRRTGRFGILDAEVATPLSMVLTEVLQNALEHAFAPGEQGSVEVSALRGGTREEARLLITVRDDGRGLPEGFDAQRTGNLGLQIVRTLVEGELGGTFDMVPAAGRGTKVVLDVPVGPDK; this is translated from the coding sequence ATGAACGACCTCGTACGCCAGCACACCGCTCTGAGTGAGTCCGACCTCGAGTGGCTGCACCTGCTGGTCTCGGAGTGGCAACTGCTCTCCGACCTGTCCTTCGCCGACCTCGTCCTGTGGGTTCCGACCCTGGACGGCACCCGCTATGTCTCGGTCGCGCAGATGCGGCCCAACACCGGCCCCACCTCCTACCAGGACGACATGGTCGGCCACCTGGTGCCGCGGGGCCGGCGCCCGCTCCTGGACGCCGCGCTCGACGAGGGCCGCATCGTGCGCGAGGGCGACCCGGAGTGGCGCGAAGAGGTGCCGGTCCGCGTCGAGTCGATTCCGGTGCGCCGGGAGGGCCGAGTGCTCGGCGTCATCGCCCGGAACACCAATCTGCTCACTGTCCGTACACCCTCGCGGCTGGAACTCACCTATCTCCAGTCCGCGTCCGACCTCGCCCAGATGATCGCCGCGGGATCCTTCCCGTTCCCCGGCCAGCAGGTCGACATGGACGCCTCCCCCCGGGCCGGTGACGGTCTGATCAGGCTGGACGCGGACGGCATCGTCCAGTACGCCTCGCCCAACGCGCTCTCCGCCTACCACCGCCTGGGCCTCGCCTCCGACCTCGTCGGGCAGCACCTGGGCCAGCTCACCGCCGACCTCGCGCCGGCCCGCGGCCCGGTCGACGAGGCCATCGTGAAGCTCGCCAGCGGCTATGCGCCGAGGGAGGCCGAGGTCGAGGGCAACGGCGGAGTGATCCAGTTGCGCGCCATCCCGCTGAAGCCGAAGGGCGCGCGCATCGGCTCGCTCGTGCTACTGCGCGATGTGACCGAACTGCGCCGCCGCGAGCGGGAGTTGATCACCAAGGACGCCACCATCCGGGAGATCCACCACCGGGTGAAGAACAACCTCCAGACGGTCGCCGCGCTGCTCCGCCTCCAGTCCCGCCGGATGGACTCCGACCAGGGCCGCGAGGCGCTCAACGAGGCTGTCCGGCGCGTGGGTTCGATCGCCATTGTGCACGAGACGCTGTCCCAGAACCTGGACGAGCGCGTCGAGTTCGACGAGATCGCCGACCGGGTCCTGGCCATGGTCGCCGAGATCTCGCCCGGCAAGGTCAACTGCCGCCGCACCGGCCGCTTCGGCATACTCGACGCCGAGGTGGCCACCCCGCTCTCCATGGTTCTGACCGAGGTGTTGCAGAACGCGCTGGAGCACGCCTTCGCGCCGGGCGAGCAGGGTTCGGTGGAGGTCTCGGCGCTGCGCGGCGGCACCCGCGAGGAGGCCCGGCTGCTGATCACCGTGCGGGACGACGGCCGGGGACTGCCCGAGGGCTTCGACGCCCAGCGCACCGGAAACCTGGGTCTACAGATCGTACGGACGCTGGTGGAGGGCGAGTTGGGCGGAACCTTCGACATGGTGCCGGCCGCCGGACGGGGCACGAAGGTCGTGCTCGACGTTCCGGTGGGACCCGACAAGTAG
- a CDS encoding GNAT family N-acetyltransferase: protein MPPPKTELEIPPDTDVLIRPLAERDWDAVVALEAGAYTQDGLSEGPEALKSRYHAGTCFVLEHEGRVGGYLLALPYPPFTSPDLTRAEQAGHPSRNLHAHDLVIAEHLRRRGLGPRLLTHLRSTARQLGYERISLAAVRGAHVLWAQLGYRAHPEVELPASYGTNAMYMSMEVG from the coding sequence ATGCCCCCGCCGAAGACCGAACTCGAAATTCCGCCGGACACGGACGTCCTGATCCGCCCGCTCGCCGAACGCGACTGGGACGCGGTGGTGGCCCTCGAAGCGGGCGCCTACACCCAGGACGGCCTCTCCGAAGGCCCCGAAGCCCTCAAGTCCCGCTACCACGCGGGCACTTGCTTCGTCCTGGAACACGAAGGACGCGTCGGCGGCTACCTCCTGGCGCTGCCCTACCCGCCCTTCACCAGCCCGGACCTGACCCGGGCCGAGCAGGCCGGCCACCCCTCGCGCAACCTCCACGCCCACGACCTCGTCATCGCCGAGCACCTGCGCCGCCGGGGCCTCGGCCCCCGTCTCCTGACCCATCTCCGGTCCACCGCACGACAGTTGGGCTATGAGCGCATCTCCCTGGCGGCGGTCAGGGGCGCCCATGTGCTGTGGGCCCAACTGGGCTACCGCGCCCACCCCGAGGTCGAACTGCCCGCGAGCTACGGCACGAACGCGATGTACATGTCCATGGAAGTAGGTTGA